The following proteins come from a genomic window of Malus domestica chromosome 02, GDT2T_hap1:
- the LOC103417999 gene encoding deSI-like protein At4g17486 isoform X1, which yields MGSESTSQRGGGVENNRKGYETQVVLNVYDLTPLNNYTVWFGLGIFHSGIEVHGKEYGFGAHDFPVSGVFEVEPRSCPGFIYRCSIQLGRINMPPSEFRTFIENVAAEYHGDTYHLITKNCNHFTDEIAYRLTEKRIPGWVNRLARLGALCSCLLPESLQVTTVKQIPEYHHESEDGTETLSITMPRESGEVDDDQEKRLLSPLASLSPVAGSGDVTFVKEAQK from the exons ATGGGGTCGGAGAGCACCTCTCAACGCGGCGGCGGGGTTGAAAACAACCGCAAGGGCTACGAGACTCAGGTGGTGTTGAATGTCTACGACCTCACCCCCCTCAATAATTACACCGTCTGGTTCGGTCTCGGAATCTTTCACTCCGGTATTGAAG TCCATGGCAAAGAGTACGGTTTTGGAGCCCATGACTTCCCAGTTAGCGGAGTTTTTGAAGTGGAACCAAGGAGCTGCCCAGGTTTTATTTATCGATGTTCCATTCAACTTGGTCGCATAAATATGCCTCCCTCTGAATTTCGGACATTTATTGAGAATGTTGCGGCAGAGTATCATGGGGATACCTATCATCTCATCACCAAGAATTGCAACCATTTCACAGATGAGATAGCATATAGGTTGACAGAAAAACGGATTCCTGGATGGGTGAATCGGCTTGCTCGTCTAG GTGCCTTATGCAGTTGTCTTCTCCCCGAAAGCCTTCAAGTGACCACTGTTAAACAAATACCTGAGTACCATCACGAGTCAG AAGATGGTACTGAAACTCTATCAATCACAATGCCTCGTGAGTCAGGGGAAGTTGATGACGATCAAGAAAAACGCCTGCTGTCCCCACTGGCTTCACTTTCACCGGTGGCGGGAAGTGGAGATGTAACTTTTGTTAAAGAGGCTCAAAAGTGA
- the LOC103417999 gene encoding deSI-like protein At4g17486 isoform X2: MGSESTSQRGGGVENNRKGYETQVVLNVYDLTPLNNYTVWFGLGIFHSGIEVHGKEYGFGAHDFPVSGVFEVEPRSCPGFIYRCSIQLGRINMPPSEFRTFIENVAAEYHGDTYHLITKNCNHFTDEIAYRLTEKRIPGWVNRLARLGALCSCLLPESLQVTTVKQIPEYHHESDGTETLSITMPRESGEVDDDQEKRLLSPLASLSPVAGSGDVTFVKEAQK; this comes from the exons ATGGGGTCGGAGAGCACCTCTCAACGCGGCGGCGGGGTTGAAAACAACCGCAAGGGCTACGAGACTCAGGTGGTGTTGAATGTCTACGACCTCACCCCCCTCAATAATTACACCGTCTGGTTCGGTCTCGGAATCTTTCACTCCGGTATTGAAG TCCATGGCAAAGAGTACGGTTTTGGAGCCCATGACTTCCCAGTTAGCGGAGTTTTTGAAGTGGAACCAAGGAGCTGCCCAGGTTTTATTTATCGATGTTCCATTCAACTTGGTCGCATAAATATGCCTCCCTCTGAATTTCGGACATTTATTGAGAATGTTGCGGCAGAGTATCATGGGGATACCTATCATCTCATCACCAAGAATTGCAACCATTTCACAGATGAGATAGCATATAGGTTGACAGAAAAACGGATTCCTGGATGGGTGAATCGGCTTGCTCGTCTAG GTGCCTTATGCAGTTGTCTTCTCCCCGAAAGCCTTCAAGTGACCACTGTTAAACAAATACCTGAGTACCATCACGAGTCAG ATGGTACTGAAACTCTATCAATCACAATGCCTCGTGAGTCAGGGGAAGTTGATGACGATCAAGAAAAACGCCTGCTGTCCCCACTGGCTTCACTTTCACCGGTGGCGGGAAGTGGAGATGTAACTTTTGTTAAAGAGGCTCAAAAGTGA